One genomic segment of Agromyces intestinalis includes these proteins:
- the ftsH gene encoding ATP-dependent zinc metalloprotease FtsH translates to MNMKKILRGPIIYILLAIVAVWIGSSLITASGFKQVSTQEGLAFLDDGKVAAVKIVDGENRVDLTLKEADDEFGKQVQFYYVTPRGADVVAAVDAAKPSDGFNDEVPQPNWFLSMLGILLPLVLIGLFFWIMLSGMQGGGNRVMQFGKSRAKLVSKESPKVTFDDVAGADEAIEELHEIKDFLKDPAKFQAVGARIPKGVLLYGPPGTGKTLLARAVAGEAGVPFYSISGSDFVEMFVGVGASRVRDLFDQAKQNAPAIIFVDEIDAVGRHRGAGLGGGHDEREQTLNQLLVEMDGFDPKTNVILIAATNRPDILDPALLRPGRFDRQIGVDAPDLKGRQKILEVHSKGKPLAKGVDLEVLARKTPGFTGADLANVLNEAALLTARSNAQLIDNRALDEAVDRVIAGPQRRSRVMKDKEKLITAYHEGGHALAAAAMNYTDPVTKITILPRGRALGYTMVLPLEDKYSVTRNELLDQLTYAMGGRVAEEIVFHDPSTGASNDIEKATATARKMVTEYGMSANVGAVKLGQSQGEVFLGRDMGHQRDYSEEIAEKVDAEVRTLIEQAHDEAWQVLNDNRDILDKLAAELLEQETLDHNQIAEIFKDVKKLPERPLWLSSDKRPVSDVPPITFPADKLPIDGGMVDGGVDSGDTPTEQKTPARSPRQKPRPATA, encoded by the coding sequence ATGAACATGAAGAAGATCCTGCGCGGGCCGATCATCTACATTCTGCTCGCGATCGTCGCGGTCTGGATCGGCTCCAGCCTGATCACCGCGTCGGGATTCAAGCAGGTCTCCACCCAGGAGGGCCTCGCGTTCCTCGACGACGGCAAGGTCGCCGCCGTCAAGATCGTCGACGGCGAGAACCGGGTCGACCTCACGCTGAAAGAGGCCGACGACGAGTTCGGCAAGCAGGTGCAGTTCTACTACGTGACGCCGCGCGGCGCCGACGTCGTCGCGGCGGTCGACGCCGCGAAGCCGAGCGACGGTTTCAACGACGAGGTGCCGCAGCCGAACTGGTTCCTCTCGATGCTCGGCATCCTGCTGCCCCTCGTGCTCATCGGCCTCTTCTTCTGGATCATGCTCTCGGGCATGCAGGGCGGCGGCAACCGGGTCATGCAGTTCGGCAAGTCGCGCGCGAAGCTCGTCTCGAAAGAGAGCCCCAAGGTCACCTTCGACGACGTCGCCGGCGCCGACGAGGCGATCGAAGAGCTGCACGAGATCAAGGACTTCCTGAAGGACCCGGCCAAGTTCCAGGCCGTGGGCGCGCGCATCCCGAAGGGCGTGCTGCTGTACGGCCCTCCCGGCACCGGCAAGACGCTGCTCGCCCGCGCGGTCGCGGGTGAGGCGGGCGTGCCGTTCTACTCGATCTCGGGTTCCGACTTCGTCGAGATGTTCGTCGGCGTCGGCGCGTCCCGCGTGCGCGACCTGTTCGACCAGGCCAAACAGAACGCGCCGGCCATCATCTTCGTCGACGAGATCGACGCGGTCGGACGTCACCGCGGCGCCGGCCTCGGCGGCGGGCACGACGAACGCGAGCAGACCCTGAACCAGCTGCTCGTCGAGATGGACGGCTTCGACCCGAAGACGAACGTGATCCTCATCGCCGCGACGAACCGCCCCGACATCCTCGATCCGGCGCTGCTGCGCCCCGGCCGCTTCGACCGGCAGATCGGCGTCGATGCGCCCGACCTCAAGGGTCGGCAGAAGATCCTCGAGGTGCACTCGAAGGGCAAGCCCCTCGCCAAGGGCGTCGACCTCGAGGTGCTCGCGCGCAAGACGCCGGGCTTCACCGGCGCCGACCTGGCGAACGTGCTGAACGAGGCCGCGCTGCTGACGGCACGCAGCAACGCGCAGCTCATCGACAATCGCGCCCTCGACGAGGCCGTCGACCGCGTGATCGCGGGCCCCCAGCGCCGCTCGCGGGTCATGAAAGACAAGGAGAAGCTCATCACCGCCTACCACGAGGGCGGCCACGCCCTCGCTGCGGCGGCGATGAACTACACCGACCCGGTCACCAAGATCACGATCCTGCCGCGGGGCCGTGCACTCGGCTACACGATGGTGCTGCCGCTCGAAGACAAGTACTCGGTCACCCGCAACGAGCTGCTCGACCAGCTCACCTATGCGATGGGCGGCCGCGTCGCTGAGGAGATCGTGTTCCACGACCCCTCGACGGGCGCCTCGAATGACATCGAGAAGGCCACGGCGACCGCGCGCAAGATGGTCACCGAGTACGGCATGTCGGCGAACGTCGGCGCGGTCAAGCTCGGCCAGTCGCAGGGCGAGGTGTTCCTCGGTCGCGACATGGGCCACCAGCGCGACTACTCGGAAGAGATCGCCGAGAAGGTCGACGCCGAGGTGCGCACGCTCATCGAGCAGGCGCACGACGAGGCCTGGCAGGTGCTCAACGACAACCGCGACATCCTCGACAAGCTGGCCGCCGAGCTCCTCGAACAGGAGACCCTCGACCACAACCAGATCGCCGAGATCTTCAAGGACGTGAAGAAGTTGCCCGAGCGCCCGCTGTGGCTCTCGAGCGACAAGCGCCCGGTCTCGGATGTGCCGCCGATCACGTTCCCGGCCGACAAGCTGCCGATCGACGGCGGCATGGTCGACGGCGGCGTCGACTCGGGCGACACCCCCACCGAGCAGAAGACGCCGGCGCGCTCGCCGCGGCAGAAGCCGCGACCGGCCACGGCGTGA
- the folE gene encoding GTP cyclohydrolase I: MADVDVERIARAVREILLAIGEDPDRPGLERTPERVGEAYADFFGGLAIDPLSHLAESVPVGENDGGAAATGEAVVLRDLDFRSVCEHHLLPFVGRAHVAYVPGDRVVGLGRIPAVVDTLARRPQLQERLTEEIADTLQAGLGARGVLVVLDAQHRCVTTRGARQQHSSTVTVASRGALSEPAARAEIIALIGAGSADE, from the coding sequence ATGGCCGACGTCGACGTCGAGCGCATCGCACGGGCCGTTCGCGAGATCCTGCTCGCGATCGGCGAGGATCCCGATCGCCCGGGGCTCGAGCGCACGCCCGAGCGTGTCGGCGAGGCCTACGCCGACTTCTTCGGCGGTTTGGCGATCGACCCGCTGAGTCACCTCGCCGAGAGCGTGCCCGTCGGCGAGAACGACGGCGGCGCTGCAGCCACGGGCGAGGCGGTGGTGCTGCGCGATCTCGACTTCCGTTCGGTGTGCGAGCATCATCTGCTGCCGTTCGTGGGGCGTGCGCATGTCGCCTACGTGCCGGGCGACCGGGTGGTGGGGCTCGGGCGGATCCCGGCGGTCGTCGACACGCTCGCCCGCCGGCCGCAGCTGCAGGAACGCCTGACGGAGGAGATCGCCGACACCCTGCAGGCGGGTCTCGGCGCGCGCGGGGTGCTCGTGGTGCTCGACGCGCAGCACCGCTGCGTGACGACCCGGGGCGCGCGGCAGCAGCACAGCTCGACGGTCACCGTCGCGAGCCGCGGTGCGCTCTCGGAGCCGGCCGCGAGGGCCGAGATCATCGCACTCATCGGCGCGGGCTCCGCAGATGAGTGA
- the folP gene encoding dihydropteroate synthase, with the protein MSEPAPDAAAPASAAGTPMLVMGVVNVTPDSFSDGGRWFDADAAIAHGLELVEQGADLVDVGGESTRPGAARVDPDEELRRVVPVIRELAGRSIRVSVDTMRAATAAAAVEAGASIINDVSAGLADAAMAEIAAASGATYVAMHWRGHSDRMDRLAEYDDVAREVRDELAVRVDALVAAGVDPGRIVLDPGLGFAKRGDQNWQLLGRLDELQALGFPVLVGASRKRFLGAMLPDEASIDERDLPTAVISVLAAQQGAWAVRVHDVVATRRALDVLGAWQSGRRG; encoded by the coding sequence ATGAGTGAGCCAGCGCCGGATGCCGCGGCGCCCGCGTCGGCGGCGGGCACGCCGATGCTCGTGATGGGCGTGGTGAACGTCACCCCCGACTCGTTCAGCGACGGCGGCCGGTGGTTCGACGCCGACGCCGCGATCGCGCACGGGCTCGAGCTCGTCGAGCAGGGCGCCGACCTCGTCGACGTCGGCGGCGAGTCGACGCGTCCGGGCGCGGCCCGCGTCGACCCCGACGAGGAGTTGCGCCGGGTGGTGCCGGTCATCCGCGAACTCGCGGGCCGGAGCATACGGGTCAGCGTCGACACGATGCGCGCTGCGACCGCCGCGGCCGCCGTCGAGGCGGGGGCCTCGATCATCAACGACGTGTCCGCCGGCCTGGCCGACGCGGCGATGGCCGAGATCGCGGCAGCGTCGGGCGCGACGTACGTCGCCATGCACTGGCGTGGGCACTCCGACCGCATGGACCGGCTCGCCGAGTACGACGACGTCGCCCGCGAGGTGCGCGACGAGCTCGCTGTCCGCGTCGACGCGCTGGTCGCAGCCGGGGTCGATCCCGGGCGCATCGTGCTCGACCCGGGCCTCGGGTTCGCCAAGCGCGGCGACCAGAACTGGCAACTCCTCGGCCGGCTCGACGAACTGCAGGCGCTCGGGTTCCCGGTGCTCGTCGGCGCGTCGCGCAAGCGGTTCCTGGGCGCGATGCTTCCCGACGAGGCATCCATCGACGAACGCGACCTGCCCACCGCGGTGATCAGCGTGCTCGCGGCGCAGCAGGGCGCGTGGGCGGTGCGCGTGCACGATGTGGTCGCCACGAGACGAGCGCTCGACGTGCTCGGTGCATGGCAGAGTGGTCGACGTGGCTGA
- the folB gene encoding dihydroneopterin aldolase, which translates to MADLRDRITLTGLRVHAHHGVFDFERRDGQEFVVDVVAFVDLAPAAAGDALGETVHYGVLAEEVVAAVRRDPVDLIETVAERVAAVVLAHDAVQQVEVTVHKPGAPIGVPFEDVSVTVVRGRA; encoded by the coding sequence GTGGCTGACCTGCGCGATCGCATCACCCTCACCGGGCTGCGCGTGCACGCCCACCACGGGGTCTTCGACTTCGAGCGGCGCGACGGGCAGGAGTTCGTCGTCGACGTGGTCGCCTTCGTCGATCTCGCGCCGGCTGCGGCCGGCGACGCGCTGGGCGAGACCGTGCACTACGGCGTGCTCGCCGAGGAGGTCGTCGCCGCGGTGCGGCGCGACCCGGTCGACCTGATCGAGACGGTTGCCGAGCGCGTCGCCGCGGTCGTGCTCGCCCACGACGCGGTGCAGCAGGTCGAGGTCACGGTGCACAAGCCGGGCGCGCCCATCGGCGTTCCGTTCGAGGATGTCTCGGTCACCGTCGTGCGGGGGCGCGCATGA
- the folK gene encoding 2-amino-4-hydroxy-6-hydroxymethyldihydropteridine diphosphokinase: MSRAVVAYGANLGDREATIDRAVRELADTPGVRLVAVSPVYESAAIKLDGVDHEAPGYLNGVVVLEVELAPLVLLERLLEIEAAHGRDRSPDAERWGDRTLDLDLIDVDGLQVDDERLTLPHPRAWQRAFVLQPWLDVEPDAVLAGRGPIAVLRAQADDEVVRR, from the coding sequence ATGAGCCGCGCGGTGGTGGCGTACGGCGCGAACCTCGGCGACCGCGAGGCGACGATCGATCGAGCGGTGCGCGAGCTCGCCGACACTCCGGGCGTGCGGCTGGTCGCCGTGTCGCCGGTGTACGAGTCGGCGGCGATCAAGCTCGACGGGGTCGACCACGAGGCGCCCGGGTACCTGAACGGCGTGGTCGTGCTCGAGGTCGAGCTCGCACCGCTCGTGCTGCTCGAGCGACTGCTCGAGATTGAGGCCGCGCACGGTCGCGACCGCAGCCCCGACGCTGAACGCTGGGGCGATCGTACGCTCGACCTCGACCTGATCGACGTCGACGGGCTCCAGGTCGACGACGAGCGGCTCACGCTGCCGCACCCGCGAGCCTGGCAGCGCGCGTTCGTGCTGCAGCCGTGGCTCGACGTCGAGCCCGACGCGGTGCTCGCCGGCCGGGGGCCGATCGCCGTGCTGCGTGCGCAGGCCGACGACGAGGTGGTGCGGCGATGA
- a CDS encoding DUF3180 domain-containing protein — protein MKRTHPSTLVAFALGGLVAGYLLDLSIVTAGRPALVPPISLAVTLAGIGVIVVLVAWPIRRAVKGTSKRRIDPFHAMRVAALAKACSVSGALVIGVAGGIALFLLTRVVVPGLGNVWLAVATAAGAALLLAGGLVAEWCCTLPPDDPEAQKETHANA, from the coding sequence ATGAAGCGCACCCATCCGTCGACCCTCGTCGCCTTCGCCCTCGGCGGACTCGTCGCGGGCTACCTGCTCGATCTCAGCATCGTCACGGCCGGCCGCCCCGCGCTCGTGCCGCCCATCTCCCTCGCCGTCACGCTCGCCGGCATCGGCGTCATCGTCGTGCTCGTCGCCTGGCCGATCCGGCGTGCGGTGAAGGGCACGTCGAAGCGCCGCATCGATCCGTTCCACGCGATGCGGGTCGCCGCGCTGGCCAAGGCGTGCAGCGTGAGCGGCGCGCTCGTGATCGGCGTCGCCGGCGGCATCGCGCTGTTCCTGCTCACTCGGGTGGTGGTGCCGGGCCTCGGCAACGTCTGGCTCGCCGTCGCGACCGCCGCCGGAGCCGCACTCCTGCTCGCGGGCGGCCTGGTCGCCGAGTGGTGCTGCACCCTCCCGCCCGACGACCCCGAAGCCCAGAAGGAGACCCACGCGAATGCCTGA
- a CDS encoding PH domain-containing protein, giving the protein MPDAPEHDVEPEASEPALPERALPERAATEAPAEAPAEAPADALDHVDADWRRVSPKYIVVEVIGSLIGTVIAVAALLVMWSVLGWAWGLWAALALAVVAIVGIAFEPRRVRSIGYRLREDDLLFRRGIMFHRQVAVPYGRMQLVDITRGPVARALGLADLKFVTAAAATAVTVPGLPADEADRLRDHLVELAESRRAGL; this is encoded by the coding sequence ATGCCTGATGCGCCCGAGCACGACGTCGAGCCCGAGGCATCCGAGCCGGCCCTGCCCGAACGCGCCCTGCCCGAGCGCGCCGCCACCGAGGCGCCGGCCGAGGCGCCGGCCGAGGCGCCGGCCGACGCGCTCGACCACGTCGACGCCGACTGGCGACGCGTCTCGCCGAAGTACATCGTCGTCGAGGTGATCGGCTCGCTCATCGGCACCGTCATCGCGGTCGCGGCGCTGCTCGTCATGTGGAGCGTGCTCGGTTGGGCATGGGGGCTGTGGGCGGCGCTCGCGCTGGCCGTCGTGGCGATCGTGGGCATCGCGTTCGAGCCCCGCCGGGTGCGCTCGATCGGCTACCGGCTGCGCGAAGACGACCTGCTGTTCCGCCGCGGCATCATGTTCCACCGGCAGGTGGCGGTGCCGTACGGCCGCATGCAGCTCGTCGACATCACCCGGGGGCCGGTCGCCCGCGCGCTCGGCCTCGCCGATCTGAAGTTCGTCACCGCGGCCGCCGCGACCGCGGTGACCGTGCCCGGTCTGCCGGCCGACGAGGCCGACCGGCTGCGCGACCACCTCGTCGAGCTCGCCGAGTCGCGCCGGGCCGGACTGTGA